One region of Baekduia soli genomic DNA includes:
- a CDS encoding SDR family NAD(P)-dependent oxidoreductase, which produces MTALPLQGRHALVTGAGRGLGRACALALARAGADVTALSRTDSDLASLAAEAAEGPGGRVWPHAADAGDERAVVEAVAAAEARAPLSILLASAGTNRPGPTVDVTLEDFDAIMSLNVRAAFVACREVGRLLLEHGRPGRIVLMSSQMGSVGYPGRAVYCASKHAVDGLTKALAVEWAPSGITVNAVAPTFIRTPLTEPMLADDAFRADVLRRIPAGRIGEVSDVAGAVLYLVSDGAAMVTGHVLAVDGGWTAW; this is translated from the coding sequence GTGACCGCCCTGCCGCTGCAGGGCCGCCACGCGCTGGTCACCGGCGCGGGGCGCGGGCTGGGCCGCGCCTGCGCGCTGGCGCTGGCGCGGGCGGGCGCCGACGTCACCGCGCTGTCGCGCACGGACTCCGACCTGGCGTCGCTGGCCGCCGAGGCGGCGGAGGGCCCGGGCGGCCGCGTCTGGCCCCACGCGGCCGATGCCGGCGACGAGCGGGCCGTGGTCGAGGCCGTCGCGGCGGCCGAGGCGCGGGCGCCGCTGTCGATCCTGCTGGCCTCCGCGGGCACGAACCGTCCGGGCCCGACCGTCGACGTCACGCTCGAGGACTTCGACGCCATCATGTCGCTCAACGTGCGGGCGGCGTTCGTCGCCTGCCGCGAGGTCGGCCGCCTGCTGCTCGAGCACGGCCGGCCCGGGCGGATCGTGCTCATGTCCTCGCAGATGGGCAGCGTGGGCTACCCCGGCCGCGCGGTCTACTGCGCCAGCAAGCACGCCGTCGACGGCCTCACGAAGGCGCTCGCCGTCGAGTGGGCGCCGTCGGGGATCACGGTCAACGCGGTCGCCCCCACGTTCATCCGCACGCCCCTGACCGAGCCCATGCTCGCCGACGACGCGTTCCGCGCCGACGTGCTGCGCCGCATCCCCGCCGGCCGGATCGGCGAGGTCTCCGACGTCGCCGGCGCCGTGCTCTACCTCGTCTCCGACGGTGCCGCCATGGTCACCGGCCACGTCCTGGCCGTCGACGGCGGCTGGACCGCGTGGTGA
- a CDS encoding gamma-glutamyltransferase family protein, protein MTRPTHGAVAAPQAAASEAAIAAYRDGGNAMDAALAAALSLTVVYPNNCALGGDLIALVHRAGRPTVEINASGPSARATDPDAVRARHAEMPVHGTDPITVPGLVAGLHAVWSEGGRRPWADAFAPAVAQAREGVAVPPSLAHALQGDAALLAADPGMREVFLGDDGAVLGPGGALRQPALARSLELLADGGPDALYRGELGASLLAFLRAQGSVLDAEDLAGFAPERGAPLSFALGEDELLTSRPNTQGFLLALLLGALEHVDPALDPLGPQAASLARIAAATLEDRRRHLCDPRFTPVPLDVLLGEDHLREVARRAAAGDAPAGGGEPGPRPRGDTVAIVTADGEGNAVCLIQSLFHAFGSGLMDPATGIICHNRGAYFTLDRGSPNRLEPSKRPAHTLMPSMLLRDGRPVLVLGTMGGSGQAQILAHVHLHLRRGLGLQEALHAPRWVVGGAGAGQPADVVLAEGRVPATARASLATTGLPVTALDDFDAQVGHAQAIRIEPGGTLTPASDPRSEGAALVSGP, encoded by the coding sequence ATGACCCGGCCGACCCATGGTGCCGTCGCCGCACCCCAGGCCGCCGCCTCCGAGGCCGCGATCGCCGCCTACCGCGACGGCGGCAACGCCATGGACGCCGCGCTGGCCGCGGCGCTGTCGCTGACCGTCGTCTACCCCAACAACTGCGCCCTGGGGGGCGACCTGATCGCGCTCGTGCACCGCGCGGGGCGGCCGACCGTCGAGATCAACGCCTCGGGTCCCTCGGCGCGCGCGACCGATCCGGACGCCGTCCGCGCGCGGCACGCAGAGATGCCGGTCCACGGGACCGACCCCATCACGGTCCCCGGGCTCGTCGCGGGGCTGCACGCGGTGTGGTCGGAGGGGGGACGGCGGCCGTGGGCCGACGCGTTCGCGCCGGCGGTGGCGCAGGCCCGCGAGGGCGTCGCCGTGCCGCCGTCGCTGGCCCACGCCCTCCAGGGCGACGCCGCGCTCCTGGCGGCCGACCCGGGCATGCGCGAGGTCTTCCTCGGCGACGACGGCGCCGTGCTCGGGCCGGGCGGCGCGCTGCGCCAGCCTGCGCTGGCCCGCTCCCTGGAGCTCCTGGCCGACGGCGGGCCCGACGCGCTGTACCGGGGCGAGCTGGGAGCGTCCCTGCTGGCGTTCCTGCGCGCGCAGGGCTCGGTCCTCGACGCCGAGGACCTCGCGGGCTTCGCGCCCGAGCGCGGCGCGCCGCTGTCCTTCGCGCTGGGCGAGGACGAGCTGCTGACCTCCCGCCCCAACACGCAGGGGTTCCTGCTGGCGCTGCTGCTCGGCGCGCTGGAGCACGTCGACCCCGCGCTGGACCCGCTGGGCCCGCAGGCCGCGTCGCTGGCCCGGATCGCGGCGGCGACGCTGGAGGACCGCCGCCGCCACCTCTGCGACCCGCGCTTCACGCCCGTGCCGCTCGACGTCCTGCTGGGCGAGGACCACCTGCGCGAGGTCGCGCGCCGCGCGGCCGCCGGGGACGCGCCCGCCGGCGGCGGCGAGCCGGGGCCCCGGCCCCGCGGCGACACGGTCGCGATCGTCACCGCCGACGGCGAGGGCAACGCCGTCTGCCTCATCCAGAGCCTGTTCCACGCATTCGGCTCCGGTCTCATGGACCCGGCCACGGGGATCATCTGCCACAACCGCGGCGCGTACTTCACGCTGGATCGCGGGTCGCCCAACCGCCTCGAGCCGTCCAAGCGCCCGGCCCACACGCTCATGCCGTCCATGCTGCTGCGCGACGGGCGCCCGGTCCTCGTGCTCGGCACGATGGGCGGCAGCGGCCAGGCGCAGATCCTGGCCCATGTGCACCTGCACCTGCGCCGCGGCCTCGGCCTGCAGGAGGCGCTGCACGCCCCGCGCTGGGTCGTCGGCGGCGCGGGTGCCGGCCAGCCGGCCGACGTCGTGCTCGCCGAGGGCCGCGTGCCCGCGACGGCCCGGGCGTCGCTGGCCACGACGGGCCTGCCGGTCACCGCCCTCGACGACTTCGACGCCCAGGTCGGCCACGCCCAGGCCATCCGGATCGAGCCCGGCGGCACGCTGACACCGGCCAGCGACCCTCGCAGCGAGGGCGCGGCGCTGGTGAGCGGGCCGTAG
- a CDS encoding hydantoinase/oxoprolinase family protein has protein sequence MAPELFVCTSSEVIPQFREYERFSTTALNAYVAPSVREYVGRIAAALQDAGVPDELRLMNSAGGVVSAEGARELPVSLLMSGPVAGVLGGIWAGELAGVDSVITIDMGGTSVDIGVAPHREFRMKHILDSQVGGYHTMMPMLDCEAVGAGGGSIAFLDAGGVMRVGPRSAGASPGPACYGWGGTEPTVTDAEVVLGRIRADALLSGALPLHPGLAEDAIRTRLAEPLGIGVAEAALGILEIATETTVTAIEASSVRRGLDPRDFGLVVFGGAGPLFGFDIAARMDIPRLVVPPGPGLTSALGLLTSDTVYEFGRTVMRSGNQGSGLDGLALAFAQLEAQASAAMERDRVPATHRRMERYAECRYAGQGYELRVACPEGEASEDWLARLTEAFHDRHEREYYRAYREQAIEVVNVRVRGVGELQRVVWPLLEPREAADPHATHDVWFRVAGEPVRLPCPFYVRDDLAPGQTVAGPAVIQQFESTTIVPPGQTVQVNPYGILTADLTPAAGAHDA, from the coding sequence GTGGCCCCGGAGCTGTTCGTGTGCACGAGCTCGGAGGTCATCCCGCAGTTCCGCGAGTACGAGCGCTTCAGCACCACCGCCCTGAACGCCTACGTCGCTCCGTCAGTGCGCGAGTACGTCGGGCGGATCGCCGCGGCGCTGCAGGACGCCGGGGTGCCCGACGAGCTGCGCCTGATGAACTCGGCCGGCGGCGTCGTCTCGGCCGAGGGCGCCCGCGAGCTGCCGGTCTCGCTGCTCATGTCGGGGCCCGTGGCCGGCGTGCTCGGCGGGATCTGGGCCGGCGAGCTGGCCGGGGTCGACAGCGTGATCACCATCGACATGGGCGGCACGTCGGTGGACATCGGCGTGGCGCCGCACCGCGAGTTCCGGATGAAGCACATCCTGGACTCCCAGGTCGGCGGCTACCACACCATGATGCCCATGCTCGACTGCGAGGCGGTCGGGGCGGGCGGCGGCAGCATCGCCTTCCTCGACGCCGGCGGCGTCATGCGCGTGGGCCCGCGCAGCGCGGGCGCCTCGCCGGGGCCCGCCTGCTACGGCTGGGGCGGCACGGAGCCGACGGTGACCGACGCGGAGGTCGTGCTCGGGCGCATCCGTGCCGACGCGCTGCTGTCCGGCGCGCTGCCCCTGCACCCCGGCCTGGCCGAGGACGCCATCCGCACCCGGCTGGCCGAGCCGCTCGGGATCGGCGTCGCCGAGGCCGCGCTGGGAATCCTGGAGATCGCCACGGAGACGACGGTCACCGCCATCGAGGCCAGCAGCGTGCGCCGGGGCCTGGACCCGCGGGACTTCGGCCTGGTCGTGTTCGGCGGCGCGGGCCCGCTGTTCGGGTTCGACATCGCCGCGCGGATGGACATCCCGCGCCTGGTCGTCCCGCCCGGCCCGGGGCTGACCTCGGCGCTGGGGCTGCTGACCAGCGACACGGTCTACGAGTTCGGCCGCACGGTCATGCGCAGCGGCAACCAGGGGTCCGGCCTCGACGGGCTCGCCCTCGCCTTCGCGCAGCTCGAGGCCCAGGCCTCGGCGGCCATGGAGCGCGACCGGGTGCCCGCCACGCACCGGCGCATGGAGCGCTATGCCGAGTGCCGCTACGCCGGCCAGGGCTACGAGCTGCGCGTCGCGTGCCCGGAGGGCGAGGCCTCCGAGGACTGGCTGGCGCGGCTCACCGAGGCCTTCCACGATCGGCACGAGCGCGAGTACTACCGCGCCTACCGCGAGCAGGCCATCGAGGTCGTCAACGTCCGCGTCCGTGGCGTCGGCGAGCTGCAGCGGGTCGTCTGGCCGCTGCTGGAGCCACGCGAGGCCGCCGACCCGCACGCCACCCACGACGTCTGGTTCCGTGTCGCCGGGGAGCCCGTGCGGCTGCCCTGCCCGTTCTACGTCCGCGACGACCTGGCGCCCGGCCAGACCGTCGCCGGGCCCGCCGTCATCCAGCAGTTCGAGTCGACCACGATCGTCCCGCCGGGCCAGACGGTGCAGGTCAACCCGTACGGGATCCTCACCGCCGACCTGACCCCCGCCGCAGGAGCGCACGATGCCTGA
- a CDS encoding hydantoinase/oxoprolinase N-terminal domain-containing protein: MRRIGVDVGGTFTDIVLWDDELGRPTVHKLPSTPADPSTAALEGIRTVADLAGIDLDGVQRVSHGTTTATNVVVQRRGARVGFITTAGYRDILHTARHKKPYSFSLFQELPWQSHPLARRRFRLPVPERVTADGRTLIPLDEDAVRAAAVELRESGVEAIAIGFL, from the coding sequence ATGCGGCGGATCGGTGTGGATGTCGGCGGCACGTTCACGGACATCGTGCTGTGGGACGACGAGCTGGGCCGTCCGACGGTGCACAAGCTCCCGTCCACGCCGGCCGACCCGTCGACCGCCGCACTGGAGGGCATCCGGACCGTGGCCGACCTGGCCGGCATCGACCTCGACGGCGTGCAGCGCGTCTCGCACGGGACGACGACGGCCACCAACGTCGTGGTCCAGCGGCGCGGCGCGCGCGTCGGGTTCATCACGACCGCGGGCTACCGCGACATCCTCCACACCGCCCGCCACAAGAAGCCCTACTCGTTCAGCCTCTTCCAGGAGCTGCCGTGGCAGTCGCACCCGCTGGCGCGCCGCCGGTTCCGCCTGCCGGTGCCCGAGCGCGTGACCGCCGACGGCCGGACGCTCATCCCGCTCGACGAGGACGCCGTGCGGGCCGCCGCCGTGGAGCTGCGCGAGAGCGGGGTGGAGGCCATCGCCATCGGGTTCCTGTGA
- a CDS encoding 3-hydroxyacyl-CoA dehydrogenase family protein — protein sequence MTHADAGPPPIRTAGVIGAGTMGAGFVQVLALAGVSVRIADASPEHAEAGRGRAIALAQAFERDRLMAAGSADAIAERTVAVASPREAAADAEFVLEAVAEDPEVKRGVLAELEAGAAEACILATNTSAIPIRVLAEGLRRPERFLGVHWFNPPQWVPGVEVIPGERTRPEVVSRVREILVALGKEPATVGDSAGFVGNRIQFAMFKEAASVVADGVATAEEVDRVVRSTFGFRLPFFGPFMIADMAGLDVYAGAYAALEKDLGPRFAVPESVRALVDAGRLGTKSGGGYLDLDPAEVARIVAERDALYVALSRLVAERDAAADA from the coding sequence GTGACCCACGCAGACGCCGGGCCGCCGCCGATCCGCACGGCGGGCGTGATCGGGGCGGGCACGATGGGCGCGGGGTTCGTCCAGGTGCTCGCCCTGGCGGGCGTGAGCGTGCGGATCGCCGACGCGAGCCCCGAGCACGCCGAGGCCGGGCGCGGGCGCGCGATCGCCCTGGCGCAGGCCTTCGAGCGCGACAGGCTCATGGCCGCCGGCTCGGCCGACGCGATCGCCGAGCGGACGGTCGCCGTCGCCTCCCCGCGCGAGGCCGCGGCCGACGCCGAGTTCGTGCTCGAGGCCGTCGCCGAGGACCCCGAGGTCAAGCGCGGCGTGCTCGCCGAGCTCGAGGCGGGCGCAGCCGAGGCGTGCATCCTGGCCACCAACACCTCCGCCATCCCCATCCGGGTGCTGGCCGAGGGCCTGCGCCGCCCCGAGCGGTTCCTGGGCGTGCACTGGTTCAACCCGCCGCAGTGGGTGCCCGGGGTCGAGGTCATCCCCGGCGAGCGCACGCGGCCCGAGGTCGTCTCCAGGGTCCGCGAGATCCTCGTGGCGCTGGGCAAGGAGCCGGCGACGGTCGGCGACTCGGCCGGCTTCGTGGGCAACCGCATCCAGTTCGCGATGTTCAAGGAGGCCGCGTCGGTGGTTGCCGACGGCGTGGCCACCGCCGAGGAGGTCGACCGCGTCGTGCGCTCGACGTTCGGCTTCCGCCTGCCGTTCTTCGGCCCGTTCATGATCGCCGACATGGCCGGCCTGGACGTCTACGCCGGGGCCTACGCCGCGCTGGAGAAGGACCTCGGGCCGCGCTTCGCGGTCCCCGAGTCCGTGCGCGCGCTCGTGGACGCCGGCCGGCTGGGCACCAAGAGCGGCGGCGGCTACCTCGACCTCGACCCTGCCGAGGTCGCGCGGATCGTCGCCGAGCGCGACGCGCTGTACGTGGCGCTGAGCCGGCTCGTGGCCGAGCGCGACGCGGCGGCGGACGCGTGA
- a CDS encoding hydantoinase B/oxoprolinase family protein, with protein sequence MPEPTARPERRLDPITFRVLGGAFESVAQEMASVQIRMSLSGIIRESEDMGAGIFDLTGREICESDTSPMHIGSLPWYIRGIRQTWADDWSDGDIVLHNHPYKGASHSPDAAIIMPIFFAGEAVAFAGVTGHMLDLGGAAPGLNMDVFDMWAENKIYDALKIYEAGTLNRELWRHILGNTRVPEENRGDLDAMIAACRVGRDRFVALLERYGKDTVFAAAEEWMDYSEFMMRREIEKIPDGRYRAPTGWLDDNGRDRGRPLRVECAVEVSGSDITVDLTGSEAESPTSYNSPFEGATQVAAYYIIRTILLDDALSDVHVPQNDGIFRAITVVAPEGTIYNPRFPRASSGRFMKCERICDNVILALSDPWPERTTAGNGAVCHAISYSGFQPEKSQYWVYMEINESSYGGRYGMDGLDSVDSLLVNTRNNPIEELEGRYPLRCERYELRPEPPAPGRWRGGVGIVRETRYLTDGYVSSEADRHYDPPRGVYGGSDGVTAAMTRNPGGPREESLPALLTGVEFKDGDLLRIETPSSAGYGDPFERDPAAVAEDYLDGFVDLDEARRSYGVVLGRDGSVDAAATQALRAGR encoded by the coding sequence ATGCCTGAGCCCACCGCCCGCCCCGAGCGCAGGCTCGACCCCATCACCTTCCGGGTGCTCGGCGGCGCGTTCGAGTCCGTCGCCCAGGAGATGGCCTCCGTCCAGATCCGGATGTCGCTGTCGGGCATCATCCGCGAGTCCGAGGACATGGGCGCCGGGATCTTCGACCTCACGGGCCGCGAGATCTGCGAGAGCGACACGAGCCCGATGCACATCGGGTCGCTGCCCTGGTACATCCGCGGCATCCGCCAGACGTGGGCCGACGACTGGTCCGACGGCGACATCGTCCTGCACAACCACCCCTACAAGGGCGCGTCGCACTCGCCCGACGCCGCGATCATCATGCCCATCTTCTTCGCCGGCGAGGCGGTCGCCTTCGCCGGGGTCACGGGGCACATGCTCGACCTCGGCGGCGCGGCGCCCGGGCTCAACATGGACGTCTTCGACATGTGGGCCGAGAACAAGATCTACGACGCGCTGAAGATCTACGAGGCCGGCACGCTGAACCGCGAGCTGTGGCGCCACATCCTGGGCAACACGCGCGTGCCCGAGGAGAACCGCGGCGACCTCGACGCGATGATCGCCGCCTGCCGCGTCGGGCGCGACCGTTTCGTCGCGCTCCTGGAGCGCTACGGCAAGGACACCGTCTTCGCCGCCGCCGAGGAGTGGATGGACTACTCCGAGTTCATGATGCGGCGCGAGATCGAGAAGATCCCGGACGGCCGCTACCGGGCGCCCACGGGGTGGCTGGACGACAACGGCCGCGACCGCGGGCGGCCGCTGCGCGTCGAGTGCGCGGTCGAGGTCTCGGGCTCGGACATCACCGTCGACCTGACGGGCAGCGAGGCCGAGAGCCCGACGAGCTACAACTCGCCGTTCGAGGGCGCGACCCAGGTCGCCGCCTACTACATCATCCGCACCATCCTGCTCGACGACGCGCTCAGCGACGTCCACGTCCCCCAGAACGATGGGATCTTCCGGGCGATCACCGTCGTGGCCCCCGAGGGGACGATCTACAACCCGCGGTTCCCGCGCGCCTCCAGCGGGCGGTTCATGAAGTGCGAGCGGATCTGCGACAACGTGATCCTGGCGCTGTCGGACCCGTGGCCCGAGCGCACGACCGCGGGCAACGGCGCCGTCTGCCACGCGATCTCCTACAGCGGGTTCCAGCCCGAGAAGTCCCAGTACTGGGTGTACATGGAGATCAACGAGTCCTCCTACGGCGGCCGCTACGGGATGGACGGCCTGGACTCCGTCGACAGCCTGCTCGTCAACACGCGCAACAACCCGATCGAGGAGCTCGAGGGCCGCTATCCGCTGCGGTGCGAGCGCTACGAGCTGCGCCCCGAGCCGCCGGCGCCTGGGCGCTGGCGCGGCGGGGTGGGGATCGTGCGCGAGACCCGCTACCTGACCGACGGCTACGTCTCGTCGGAGGCCGACCGCCACTACGACCCGCCCCGGGGCGTCTACGGCGGCAGCGACGGCGTCACCGCCGCGATGACGCGAAACCCCGGCGGACCGCGCGAGGAGTCGCTGCCCGCCCTGCTGACGGGGGTCGAGTTCAAGGACGGCGACCTGCTGCGGATCGAGACCCCCAGCTCGGCGGGCTACGGCGACCCGTTCGAGCGCGACCCGGCGGCCGTCGCCGAGGACTACCTCGACGGCTTCGTCGACCTCGACGAGGCGCGGCGCAGTTACGGCGTCGTGCTGGGCCGCGACGGCAGCGTCGACGCCGCGGCCACGCAGGCGCTCCGCGCGGGGCGCTGA
- a CDS encoding VOC family protein, translating into MRRTITTLLMFEGRAEEAMLRYAEIFGDAAIEAIERYGPEGPGPEGTVVHATLRLGEQRVQCTDSPVAHAFTFTPATSLMVDCDSEAEVQRLFEALGQAGEVLMPLDAYPFSPRFGWVNDRFGVSWQLRFVPPA; encoded by the coding sequence ATGCGCCGCACGATCACGACGCTGCTGATGTTCGAGGGCCGGGCCGAGGAGGCGATGCTCCGCTACGCCGAGATCTTCGGCGACGCGGCCATCGAGGCCATCGAGCGCTACGGCCCCGAGGGCCCGGGACCCGAGGGCACCGTGGTGCACGCGACGCTGCGGCTGGGCGAGCAGCGCGTGCAGTGCACCGACAGCCCGGTCGCGCACGCGTTCACGTTCACGCCGGCGACGTCGCTGATGGTCGACTGCGACAGCGAGGCCGAGGTGCAGCGGCTCTTCGAGGCGCTCGGGCAGGCCGGCGAGGTCCTCATGCCGCTGGACGCGTACCCGTTCAGCCCGCGGTTCGGCTGGGTCAACGACCGCTTCGGCGTCTCGTGGCAGCTGCGCTTCGTCCCGCCGGCCTGA
- a CDS encoding cupin domain-containing protein, with the protein MTEPTFYRYADADPLLPAPGVEMRGVYGEGASVNIVHLGPGALVPEHSHPHEQIGVVLEGVQIMIIDGTEHHVGRHEAYVIPGGVLHAGMGGPEGCVAIDVFVPTREEYRSAAAPALSSMPAAAE; encoded by the coding sequence ATGACCGAGCCGACGTTCTACCGCTACGCCGATGCCGACCCGCTGCTGCCCGCGCCGGGCGTCGAGATGCGCGGGGTCTACGGGGAGGGCGCGTCGGTCAACATCGTGCACCTGGGCCCGGGCGCGCTGGTCCCCGAGCACAGCCATCCCCACGAGCAGATCGGCGTGGTCCTCGAGGGCGTCCAGATCATGATCATCGACGGGACCGAGCACCACGTCGGCAGGCACGAGGCCTACGTCATCCCCGGCGGCGTGCTGCACGCCGGCATGGGCGGCCCCGAGGGCTGCGTCGCGATCGACGTCTTCGTGCCCACGCGCGAGGAGTACCGGTCGGCCGCGGCGCCGGCGCTGTCATCGATGCCCGCGGCCGCCGAGTGA
- a CDS encoding acyl-CoA carboxylase subunit beta — MSDTPAIRDDLAEVLRRRALTEDAARAEAVARRHERGGRTARENVADLVDEGSWVEYGRFAIAAQRARRDVDDLVANTPADGLVAGTARIGGHPCAVLAYDYTVLAGTQGMLGHQKKDRLFELIERLELPVVFFAEGGGGRPGETDFPAVSWLHTRAFAFWARLAGRVPRIAIVKGRCFAGNAVIAGCSDLIIATQDASLGMGGPAMIAGGGLGDVAPDDVGPMSMQEPNGCVDLVVADEAEAVAVTKVLLGYFQGPAEAFTAPDQTRLRDLLPESGRRAYDVVPVIRGLADEGSVTVLRPNFAREMVTALARIEGRPVGVLANNTKYVAGAIMAESADKAARFLQLCDAFGLPVISLVDTPGFMVGPRHEASALVRHTSRMLVAGAALTVPLLAVVLRRGYGLGAQAMVGGSLHEPVLTVAWPGAHLGPMGLEGAVRLAMRRDLEAIADEAEREERVRELTAAAQENAKAINAAELFELDDVIDPAETRAVLAATLIAAGTPQASGRTVDTW; from the coding sequence ATGAGCGACACGCCCGCGATCCGCGACGACCTGGCCGAGGTGCTGCGCCGCCGCGCGCTGACCGAGGACGCCGCGCGCGCCGAGGCCGTCGCCCGGCGCCACGAGCGCGGAGGCCGCACGGCGCGCGAGAACGTCGCCGACCTCGTCGACGAGGGGTCCTGGGTCGAGTACGGGCGCTTCGCGATCGCGGCCCAGCGCGCGCGCCGCGACGTCGACGACCTCGTCGCCAACACGCCGGCCGACGGCCTGGTCGCCGGGACCGCGCGGATCGGCGGGCACCCGTGCGCCGTGCTGGCCTACGACTACACGGTGCTGGCCGGGACCCAGGGCATGCTCGGACACCAGAAGAAGGACCGGCTGTTCGAGCTCATCGAGCGCCTCGAGCTGCCCGTCGTCTTCTTCGCCGAGGGCGGGGGCGGCCGGCCGGGGGAGACCGACTTCCCCGCCGTCTCGTGGCTGCACACGCGCGCCTTCGCGTTCTGGGCGCGCCTGGCCGGCCGCGTGCCGCGCATCGCGATCGTCAAGGGGCGCTGCTTCGCCGGCAACGCCGTCATCGCGGGCTGCTCGGACCTCATCATCGCCACGCAGGACGCGTCGCTGGGCATGGGCGGCCCGGCGATGATCGCCGGCGGCGGCCTCGGCGATGTCGCGCCCGACGACGTCGGCCCGATGAGCATGCAGGAGCCCAACGGCTGCGTGGACCTCGTCGTGGCCGACGAGGCCGAGGCCGTCGCGGTCACCAAGGTGCTGCTGGGCTACTTCCAGGGCCCGGCCGAGGCGTTCACGGCGCCCGACCAGACGCGGCTGCGCGACCTGCTGCCCGAGAGCGGCCGCCGCGCCTACGACGTCGTGCCGGTCATCCGCGGGCTGGCCGACGAGGGCTCGGTCACGGTGCTGCGCCCGAACTTCGCGCGCGAGATGGTCACCGCGCTGGCGCGCATCGAGGGCCGGCCGGTGGGCGTCCTGGCCAACAACACCAAGTACGTGGCCGGCGCGATCATGGCCGAGTCGGCCGACAAGGCCGCGCGCTTCCTGCAGCTCTGCGACGCGTTCGGCCTGCCGGTGATCTCGCTCGTCGACACGCCCGGCTTCATGGTCGGGCCGCGCCACGAGGCCAGCGCCCTGGTGCGCCACACGTCGCGGATGCTCGTCGCCGGCGCGGCGCTGACCGTGCCGCTGCTGGCGGTCGTGCTGCGCCGGGGCTATGGCCTGGGCGCCCAGGCCATGGTCGGCGGCAGCCTGCACGAGCCCGTGCTCACGGTCGCCTGGCCGGGGGCGCACCTGGGCCCGATGGGCCTGGAGGGCGCGGTGCGCCTGGCGATGCGCCGCGACCTCGAGGCGATCGCCGACGAGGCCGAGCGCGAGGAGCGCGTGCGCGAGTTGACCGCGGCGGCGCAGGAGAACGCCAAGGCCATCAACGCCGCCGAGCTCTTCGAGCTCGACGACGTGATCGACCCCGCCGAGACGCGCGCCGTGCTGGCCGCGACGCTCATCGCGGCCGGGACGCCGCAGGCCAGCGGGCGGACCGTGGACACCTGGTAG
- a CDS encoding exodeoxyribonuclease III yields the protein MRLATWNVNSVKQRMPRLLPWLDERRPDVVCLQETKLADDAFTALLGEELAGRGYEVALHGEAAWNGVAILSRVGLDDVVAGLGDDAPGFPHPEARAVSATCAGVRVTSVYVPNGRTPDSEHYRYKLAWLAALREQVAAAGSATSVVLGDINIAPADEDVFDPEAYVGQTHVTPPERAALAELEALGLHDVVRERWPGERVFTYWDYRAGMFHQDLGMRIDLVLAGDEVAARVRAAWIDRQARKGKGPSDHAPVIVDLDEAPDGDIGPVVPPPSAPAARRGAKKLPQAP from the coding sequence ATGCGCCTGGCGACCTGGAACGTCAACTCGGTCAAGCAGCGGATGCCGCGTCTGCTGCCGTGGCTGGACGAGCGGCGGCCCGACGTGGTCTGCCTGCAGGAGACCAAGCTGGCCGACGACGCGTTCACGGCGCTGCTCGGCGAGGAGCTCGCCGGACGCGGCTACGAGGTGGCGCTGCACGGCGAGGCCGCGTGGAACGGCGTCGCGATCCTCTCGCGCGTGGGCCTGGACGACGTGGTCGCGGGCCTGGGCGACGACGCGCCGGGCTTCCCCCATCCCGAGGCCCGCGCGGTCTCGGCGACGTGCGCCGGCGTGCGCGTCACCTCGGTCTACGTCCCCAACGGCCGCACGCCCGACTCCGAGCACTACCGCTACAAGCTGGCGTGGCTGGCCGCGCTGCGCGAGCAGGTGGCCGCGGCCGGGTCGGCGACCTCGGTCGTGCTCGGCGACATCAACATCGCGCCGGCCGACGAGGACGTCTTCGACCCCGAGGCCTATGTCGGCCAGACCCACGTCACCCCGCCCGAGCGCGCCGCGCTGGCCGAGCTCGAGGCGCTCGGCCTGCACGACGTCGTCCGCGAGCGCTGGCCCGGCGAGCGCGTGTTCACCTACTGGGACTACCGCGCCGGCATGTTCCACCAGGACCTCGGGATGCGGATCGACCTCGTCCTGGCCGGCGACGAGGTCGCGGCCCGGGTCCGCGCCGCCTGGATCGACCGGCAGGCCCGCAAGGGCAAGGGCCCCAGCGACCACGCACCGGTGATCGTCGACCTCGACGAGGCGCCCGACGGCGACATCGGGCCGGTCGTGCCGCCCCCGTCGGCGCCGGCCGCCCGGCGCGGCGCCAAGAAGCTGCCCCAGGCGCCGTGA